The Sphingopyxis fribergensis DNA segment GCGCGAGGCCGAGCATCACGCCGCCACGGCGGCGCGCGCGCGTCGCGCGGATATCGCCGTCGGAAAGCCGGCCGATCGCCGCGGAGCGTTCGAGCGCTTCCGCCAGCGCGGGGTCGTCCAGCGTCGCCTGGATATCGGCCGCGCGCGGCGGCGGCTTCGCGGGTCCGTCGCCGTCGTGCAGCGCCCAGCGCGCCGCGTCGATCAGGGTGCTGCGAGCGGTCATGCGCCTGCTCCGGCGGGAAGGCCGCGCCGTTCGAGCGCGGCGCGGAGGCCGGCAAGCGCGCGGCTGCAATGTTTTTCGATCGCGGCGATGCTGAGGTCGAGATCGGCGGCGATCACCGCGGCGGGCACGCCGTCGAGCCGCCGGCGCAGGAAGACTTCGCGCCGCAGCGGCGGCATCGCGCCCAGCGCGCGGACGAGGATGTCGACGCGCTGACGATAGTCGAGGATTTCGTCGGCGCGCGGCTGCGGGCACGCGATATCGTCGGACAGCTCGACCGCCGACCGCGTTTGGCGGCGGCGCAGAAGGTCGAACACGAGGTTGCGCGCGACGGCAAAACAGAAGGCGCCGACATTCGCGACCGGCCGGGTGCGACGATAGCTATAGAGCCGGACATAGGTTTCCTGGACGATATCCTCACTGTCGCTCCGGTCGCGCAACTGGCCGTCGACGAAGCGCCGAAGCGCGTCGTGCAGCACGACCTCCTCATGCGCCGACGGCCGCGCGGCCAGCATCACCGTCCCGTCAAAAGAACGGCCCGGTGGCCGCACTGGCATCGTCATTGTCGGTCCTCGGCGGGGATGGGCCCCGAATCGTCTGCTCCGCTAGGCCGCCTCTATGAAGCTGACATGACAATGACATGGAGCCTGACTAGGCGCGCTCGCATCTTTCCCGCTCGCTTGGAGTTGCCGATGCGATTTTTCATTGTCCTGGCTGCGCTGGTAACGCTCGGCGCGAGCGCGCCGCCGCCCTCCGTCCCGGAAGAGCCGCTGTTCAGCATTGGTGCGATCGCCGACGTGCAATATGCCGACGCCGACGACAATGGCGAGCGCCGTTACCGCACCGCGCCCGGCAAGCTCGCCGCCGCCATCGACGACTTCAATCGCCAGCGGCTCGATTTCGTCGTCCACCTCGGCGATTTCATCGACCGCGACTGGGCGAGCTACGACACGCTTCTGCCGGTGGCGAAGCGGCTCAAGCACCGCTGGCACTTCGCGCTCGGCAATCATGAATTTTCGGTCGACGACGCATATAAGTCGCGCGTCCCCGCGAAGCTTGGCATGAAGGCGCGCTATTACAGCTTCGTCCGCCACGACTGGATGTTCATCGTCACCGACGGCAACGACCTCAGCAGCTATGCGTGGCCGGCGGGCAGCGCCGAACATCGGCGCAGCATGGATGCGCATGCGGCGCTCTATCCCGACAAGCCGCTGTGGAACGGCGCCATCGGCGACATGCAGATGCGCTGGATCGACGCGGAGTTGACCAAGGCCGACCGGCGCGGGCTGAAGGTCATGCTATTCAGCCATTTCCCGCTCTGGCCCGAAAACCCGCACAATCTGTGGAACGCGCCCGCGGTGATGACGCTGATCGAGCGCCATCCCTCGGCAAAAATCTGGCTCGACGGCCATAATCATGAAGGCAATTACGGTGTCCGTGCGGGGGTGCACTACGTCAATCTGGCGGCGATGCTCGACACCGGCGAAACATCCTATGCGCGCCTCGACGTCTTTCCCGATCGCGTGATTGTCGACGGAACAGGCCGCCAGCGCGACCTGACCCTGATGCTCCGCTGATCGAAGTCGGGTGGCGGAGTCCGGAGAGCGTCAGGCCGTGGCTTCGCGGCCGCGCATCTTGGTCGGCGCCATGCCAAAGCGGCGCGCAAAAGCCCGCGTAAAGCTGGCGTTGCTCATATAGCCGCAATTATAGCCGATGCTCGATATCGGCAGGTCGCTTTGCGCGAGCAACTGACGCGCGCGTTGCAGCCGCCGTTCGCTCACCGCCTCGGCGACGCTGCATTGATAGAGTTCGCGAAAGCCCCGCGTCAGCTTGGCTTTGCTGAGGCCGCAGCGGCGGGCGACATTTCCGACCGTCAGCTTTTCCTGCCACTTCTCGTTGACCAGCTGGTGCGCTGCCGCGACGCGCGTGATGTCGAGTTCGCTCAGCGACGTGCTGCCGCCCACTTCGACCATGCGGTCGGCGGCGAGTTCGGCGAAAAGCTGGCAGAGCAATTCCTGGCTGCGCGCGCTGCGGAGCATGTCGTCGACTTCGCTCTCGCCCTCGACCGCGACCACGGCGCGGCCGAGTCCGCGAAGATTGGCGGGGAGGTACCAGCGACCATCCGCCTTGGGGCGGAGGGCGAACAGGCGATCGCACGCGGCGCGGCTGATCGCGAATACAACCAGATGATCGTCGGCCGGGCCCACGACATCTTCGGGAAGAAGCATCGAGACCGCGGGCTCGCCAATATCGCCAAAGCCGAAGATGAGCGCGTCGGGCGGCAAAACCGCGGGGTCGCAGGGGCCGCGACCGACGAAGCTCGTGAACTCCGGAGAAATGCGAATGGATAGCTTGTTGGTCATCCTGTCATCCCAGCGAATCGGGGCATCAGTGGCGGCGTCATGCCATATGTGCAATCATCTTGGTCCTATCCGATACGCAGATTTTCTTTGCCGATTGTCTCAACCCATGATGCGGTCCGGCTTGATTGATGCGATAAATGCGCAAATATATGCTAGATGAGAAAATCGTTTGAAAGGATGCAAATGCCGGCAACCCGCCAACCCAGTCCCACCGGAAGCGATCGGCGGACCGCCATCGACGGTAATCCGGGAATATTCCTGAGGGAATTGCGGACGGAAAAGGGATGGACGCTTGCCGAGGTCAGCGAGCGCACGCGCATTCCGGTTTCAACTTTGTCGAAGATTGAAACAGGCAAGATGTCGCTCAGCTATGAAAAGCTGCTCAGGCTCAGCCAGGGGCTCGACATCGACATCACGCAGTTGTTCGCGGCGGCGACGTCGGTTCCCGCCGCCACGCATACCGCCACCGGCCGGCGCAGCATCACCCCCGCCGGCGAGGGGCCTTCGATCAAGACGGCGACCTATAATTACACCTACCCGTCGGCGGACCTGCTCAACAAGACGCTCAATCCGATGATCATCGACATCAAGGTGCGCTCGATCGACGATTTCGGCGACCTGATGCGCCACTCGGGGGAGGAATATGTCCTCGTCCTCGAAGGCGAATGCGAATTTCACACCGACATGTATGCGCCATCGCGCCTGAAGACCGGCGATTCGGCCTATTTCGACGCGTCGATGGGGCACGGCTATGTCGCGGTGGGCGATGGACCATGCCGTATCCTGTCGGTTTGCTCGGCAACCGATGCCGATCTGAAGTCGGTGCTTCACCCGGTCGAAACCGAATAATCCTTTGGTGCCGCGCTC contains these protein-coding regions:
- a CDS encoding AraC family transcriptional regulator, producing MTNKLSIRISPEFTSFVGRGPCDPAVLPPDALIFGFGDIGEPAVSMLLPEDVVGPADDHLVVFAISRAACDRLFALRPKADGRWYLPANLRGLGRAVVAVEGESEVDDMLRSARSQELLCQLFAELAADRMVEVGGSTSLSELDITRVAAAHQLVNEKWQEKLTVGNVARRCGLSKAKLTRGFRELYQCSVAEAVSERRLQRARQLLAQSDLPISSIGYNCGYMSNASFTRAFARRFGMAPTKMRGREATA
- a CDS encoding metallophosphoesterase is translated as MRFFIVLAALVTLGASAPPPSVPEEPLFSIGAIADVQYADADDNGERRYRTAPGKLAAAIDDFNRQRLDFVVHLGDFIDRDWASYDTLLPVAKRLKHRWHFALGNHEFSVDDAYKSRVPAKLGMKARYYSFVRHDWMFIVTDGNDLSSYAWPAGSAEHRRSMDAHAALYPDKPLWNGAIGDMQMRWIDAELTKADRRGLKVMLFSHFPLWPENPHNLWNAPAVMTLIERHPSAKIWLDGHNHEGNYGVRAGVHYVNLAAMLDTGETSYARLDVFPDRVIVDGTGRQRDLTLMLR
- a CDS encoding RNA polymerase sigma factor, which codes for MTMPVRPPGRSFDGTVMLAARPSAHEEVVLHDALRRFVDGQLRDRSDSEDIVQETYVRLYSYRRTRPVANVGAFCFAVARNLVFDLLRRRQTRSAVELSDDIACPQPRADEILDYRQRVDILVRALGAMPPLRREVFLRRRLDGVPAAVIAADLDLSIAAIEKHCSRALAGLRAALERRGLPAGAGA
- a CDS encoding helix-turn-helix domain-containing protein — translated: MPATRQPSPTGSDRRTAIDGNPGIFLRELRTEKGWTLAEVSERTRIPVSTLSKIETGKMSLSYEKLLRLSQGLDIDITQLFAAATSVPAATHTATGRRSITPAGEGPSIKTATYNYTYPSADLLNKTLNPMIIDIKVRSIDDFGDLMRHSGEEYVLVLEGECEFHTDMYAPSRLKTGDSAYFDASMGHGYVAVGDGPCRILSVCSATDADLKSVLHPVETE